A window of Desulfatibacillum aliphaticivorans DSM 15576 contains these coding sequences:
- a CDS encoding PAS domain S-box protein — protein sequence MQENSEQIVNKVKSLEIETLRQKRLLTRLEGLTNLKEELIFPSSLEEKVGLIAREIVNIFDADFARIWLVGPGDRCEKGCFHAQAPKGPHYCADRSQCLHLVSSSGRYTNLNGRHARVPFGAYKIGLIGSGALPDFLTNEVTTDPRVHNHEWAKELGLQSFYGHRLLSDDGRVSGVLAVFSRHVISPEEYTLLRSLAVTAIHAINAAYTESALKESEARLRNVFENMQECFYRTDLKGRITWVSPSTPKLLGYEMEEVLHRDIKNLFYFNPADRDKFLAKLNVTGKVTDAEVKLKHKDGSPIWVSTNSAYYKDAKGAVAGVEGSFRDVSQRKRRMEEIARYQDRLEEMVEERTRALVESEQKYRALFENSGNAIFVLAKDSVVDCNAKAAEVFGVPQEYLINKHPLAYSTPRQPGGEDSLILGEKLLARAFEGEEFFLEWRYQRPAGSVFDAEITLRPVRIGGAGFIIATVFDITERKQAEAQRSMLIKILESTSDMVSFSTPDMQITYINPAGRRILGLDKGDELPLVKDVMTPEAFDIISREGAPAAVEHGHWSGETALAMEDGTEIPVSQVIMSHKDAEGRVENFSTIIRDISGPKKTEEELERLRDFLSAVIDSMPSVLVGLDEQGRITRWNTKTEELLGKTSAQVRGRLLSEVFPHNPDILRMVDEAIENEKVSERLKAPIQFQGILRFWDVTVYPLSESAMKGAVIRVDDVTERVRLEEMMIQSEKMLSVGGLAAGMAHEINNPLAGIIQNVQVLEKRLGTGLSKNHNVAEEAGTSMDAIARYLEKRDLLRVMQAIRESGGRAAAIVNNMLDFSRKGDSAFLPQDLCQVMDQTIELASSDFDLKKRYDFRQIKIKKDYQDCMPKIRCEKTKVQQVILNLLQNAAQAMAGQWDDDNPPEIAIRIFSKDDKACIEVADNGPGMDESVRKRVFEPFFTTKEIGVGTGLGLSVSYFIVTENHNGTMHVESAPGKGAKFTICLPAEEI from the coding sequence TTGCAGGAAAATAGCGAACAAATAGTCAATAAAGTCAAATCATTGGAGATTGAAACGCTCCGGCAAAAGAGGCTTTTAACCCGCCTTGAAGGCCTTACCAATCTTAAAGAAGAGCTGATTTTTCCTTCCTCCCTGGAAGAAAAGGTGGGCCTGATCGCCCGGGAGATCGTCAATATTTTTGACGCGGATTTCGCCAGGATCTGGCTGGTTGGGCCCGGGGACAGGTGTGAAAAGGGGTGCTTCCACGCCCAGGCGCCCAAGGGCCCCCATTATTGCGCTGACAGATCCCAATGCCTTCATCTTGTTTCAAGCTCCGGCCGATATACTAATCTGAACGGCCGGCATGCCCGGGTTCCCTTTGGCGCCTATAAAATCGGCCTGATCGGGTCGGGCGCCCTGCCTGACTTTCTCACCAACGAGGTGACCACCGATCCCAGGGTCCATAATCATGAATGGGCCAAAGAACTTGGGCTGCAATCCTTTTACGGCCATCGGCTGCTATCGGACGACGGACGGGTTTCCGGGGTGCTGGCCGTGTTCAGCCGGCATGTAATCTCCCCGGAGGAGTACACTCTTTTGCGCAGCCTGGCGGTAACCGCCATCCACGCCATCAACGCCGCTTATACGGAAAGCGCGCTGAAAGAAAGCGAAGCCCGCCTGCGCAACGTTTTTGAAAATATGCAGGAGTGCTTTTACAGAACAGACCTGAAAGGCCGCATTACCTGGGTCAGTCCCTCGACGCCTAAACTGCTGGGCTATGAAATGGAAGAGGTGCTCCACAGGGATATTAAAAATCTTTTCTATTTTAATCCGGCGGACAGGGACAAGTTCCTGGCAAAGCTCAACGTGACGGGTAAGGTTACGGATGCAGAAGTAAAGCTAAAGCATAAAGACGGCTCGCCCATCTGGGTCAGCACCAACTCAGCCTATTACAAGGACGCCAAAGGCGCCGTGGCCGGGGTCGAAGGCAGTTTTCGGGACGTCAGTCAGCGAAAACGGCGGATGGAGGAGATTGCCCGTTATCAGGACCGTTTGGAGGAAATGGTCGAGGAAAGAACCCGGGCTCTTGTAGAAAGCGAGCAGAAGTATAGGGCTTTGTTTGAAAACTCGGGAAACGCCATTTTTGTACTTGCCAAAGACAGTGTGGTGGATTGCAACGCCAAAGCCGCAGAGGTTTTTGGGGTTCCGCAGGAATACCTGATCAATAAGCATCCCCTGGCGTATTCAACCCCCAGGCAGCCGGGAGGAGAGGACTCGCTTATTCTTGGTGAAAAGCTGCTGGCCAGGGCCTTTGAAGGGGAGGAATTTTTTCTTGAATGGCGATATCAACGGCCGGCCGGATCGGTTTTTGACGCTGAAATCACCCTGAGGCCGGTGAGGATAGGCGGAGCAGGGTTTATCATCGCCACGGTGTTTGATATTACGGAAAGAAAGCAGGCCGAGGCTCAGCGGTCCATGCTCATCAAAATTCTGGAATCCACCTCGGACATGGTTTCCTTTTCCACTCCTGATATGCAGATTACCTATATAAATCCGGCCGGGAGGCGCATACTCGGTCTGGACAAGGGGGATGAACTCCCTTTGGTCAAAGACGTCATGACGCCTGAGGCGTTTGATATCATTTCCCGGGAGGGCGCTCCCGCAGCCGTTGAACACGGCCACTGGAGCGGCGAAACAGCTTTGGCAATGGAGGATGGAACCGAAATTCCCGTATCCCAGGTCATTATGTCCCATAAGGACGCGGAGGGGCGGGTGGAGAATTTCTCCACCATCATTAGGGACATCTCCGGCCCCAAGAAAACAGAGGAGGAACTGGAGCGTCTCAGGGACTTCCTGAGCGCCGTTATCGACTCCATGCCTTCCGTGCTGGTCGGGCTGGATGAACAGGGAAGAATCACCCGATGGAACACCAAAACCGAGGAGCTGCTTGGCAAGACCTCGGCTCAGGTCCGGGGCAGGCTTCTTTCCGAAGTCTTTCCCCACAACCCCGATATATTGAGAATGGTGGATGAGGCCATTGAAAATGAAAAGGTTTCCGAGCGGCTTAAGGCGCCTATTCAATTTCAAGGAATTCTTCGATTCTGGGATGTTACCGTCTATCCCCTTTCGGAAAGCGCCATGAAAGGCGCCGTCATCCGGGTGGACGACGTGACCGAGCGCGTTCGTCTGGAAGAGATGATGATTCAATCGGAAAAAATGTTGTCCGTGGGAGGGCTGGCCGCGGGCATGGCGCACGAAATCAACAACCCCCTGGCCGGCATCATACAAAATGTGCAGGTTTTGGAAAAGCGCCTGGGAACGGGATTGTCCAAAAATCACAATGTGGCCGAGGAAGCCGGGACGTCCATGGACGCCATTGCCAGGTATCTGGAAAAACGGGATCTTTTACGGGTGATGCAGGCCATCAGGGAATCCGGAGGCCGGGCTGCGGCCATCGTCAACAACATGCTTGACTTCAGCCGCAAGGGGGATTCGGCCTTTCTGCCCCAGGATTTGTGCCAGGTGATGGACCAGACCATCGAATTGGCGTCCAGCGATTTTGACCTGAAAAAACGCTACGACTTCCGGCAGATAAAAATCAAAAAAGACTACCAGGACTGCATGCCCAAGATCCGGTGCGAAAAAACCAAAGTGCAGCAAGTGATTCTGAACCTGTTGCAAAACGCCGCCCAGGCAATGGCCGGACAGTGGGATGATGACAATCCTCCTGAAATCGCCATCAGGATTTTTTCCAAAGATGATAAGGCGTGCATCGAAGTTGCGGATAACGGCCCCGGCATGGATGAAAGCGTTCGCAAGAGGGTGTTCGAGCCCTTTTTCACCACCAAGGAAATTGGCGTGGGGACGGGGCTTGGCTTGTCCGTTTCCTATTTCATTGTCACGGAAAACCACAACGGGACCATGCACGTGGAATCCGCCCCGGGTAAAGGCGCCAAGTTCACCATTTGCCTGCCGGCCGAAGAAATCTAA
- a CDS encoding putative metalloprotease CJM1_0395 family protein: MEIFASQAALAYMAYMPSFQNSGAPSKESEESNPYDVKDKVSISREAADLYQNIAGHNEMEESEFAEEAGEAGEGSESGEARDAEKMGKSAESSVTNEAELSEGEKEMVRELQARDKEVRAHEAAHMAAGGGVVKSGATFSYQQGPDGKRYAVGGEVQVDTSRESEPEATLQKMQQVKRAALAPASPSGQDRSVAARAARIMMEARAEVAEQAKAESEAETTGETEESTETENAAEAAPADSEGRVESAEVETEEPVEQAAPQPRQRAVSRSGDVNFGIDPGDFPTSG; encoded by the coding sequence ATGGAAATTTTTGCATCACAAGCTGCTTTGGCCTATATGGCCTATATGCCTTCGTTTCAAAATTCCGGCGCCCCTTCCAAGGAAAGCGAGGAGTCCAATCCTTATGACGTCAAGGATAAGGTGTCCATCTCCCGGGAAGCCGCAGACCTGTATCAAAACATTGCCGGCCATAATGAAATGGAAGAGTCGGAGTTCGCGGAGGAAGCCGGTGAAGCCGGGGAGGGAAGCGAGTCCGGCGAGGCACGGGATGCCGAAAAAATGGGCAAATCCGCCGAAAGCAGCGTTACCAACGAGGCGGAGTTGAGCGAAGGGGAGAAGGAAATGGTGCGTGAGCTGCAGGCGCGGGACAAAGAAGTCCGGGCTCATGAGGCCGCGCACATGGCCGCCGGCGGCGGTGTGGTCAAGTCGGGGGCGACATTTTCCTACCAGCAGGGGCCGGACGGCAAACGGTACGCCGTAGGCGGCGAGGTTCAGGTGGACACGTCACGGGAATCCGAACCCGAAGCCACCTTGCAGAAAATGCAGCAGGTCAAGAGGGCCGCCCTGGCGCCGGCCAGCCCGTCAGGCCAGGACAGGTCCGTGGCCGCCAGGGCCGCCAGAATCATGATGGAAGCGCGCGCTGAAGTTGCGGAGCAGGCCAAAGCCGAATCGGAAGCCGAAACAACGGGCGAAACCGAAGAATCCACGGAAACGGAAAATGCGGCGGAAGCAGCCCCGGCCGATAGTGAAGGACGGGTTGAGTCCGCTGAAGTCGAAACCGAGGAGCCCGTGGAACAGGCCGCGCCTCAACCCCGGCAAAGGGCTGTTTCAAGGTCCGGCGACGTCAATTTTGGGATAGATCCTGGAGATTTTCCGACATCCGGATGA
- a CDS encoding peptidase C39 family protein yields the protein MKQPAPLAFWKQSKFNSCGPAVMMTALHELGMPGLSEKREMEIWKQVKHPFGLGSLPARMAVYAASQGVKVKFLHKNISPDHFKIYWKTPRKTLHKQLIRTYYETAKEAENNGLPTEHYQDEQEILDRLMETPGLRVIYLIIDDDGVLHFVLAREKDGRIVVMDPYYGRNNVFDLPDFQNRRFPAMVGYAILLSA from the coding sequence ATGAAGCAACCCGCGCCTTTGGCCTTTTGGAAGCAATCCAAATTCAACTCCTGCGGCCCCGCCGTGATGATGACCGCCCTGCATGAACTTGGAATGCCCGGCCTTTCCGAAAAACGGGAAATGGAAATCTGGAAGCAGGTAAAGCATCCCTTTGGCTTGGGGAGCCTTCCGGCCAGGATGGCGGTGTACGCCGCCTCCCAGGGGGTGAAGGTTAAATTTCTGCACAAAAACATCTCGCCGGATCATTTCAAAATCTATTGGAAAACTCCCCGCAAAACCCTGCACAAGCAGCTAATCAGAACCTATTACGAGACTGCCAAGGAAGCGGAAAATAATGGCCTGCCCACGGAGCATTATCAGGATGAACAGGAAATCCTGGACCGGCTTATGGAAACTCCCGGCCTCCGGGTCATCTACTTGATTATCGATGACGATGGGGTGCTGCATTTTGTCCTTGCCAGAGAGAAGGACGGCAGGATCGTGGTCATGGATCCCTACTACGGCCGCAATAATGTGTTTGACCTCCCCGACTTTCAGAACCGCCGGTTCCCGGCCATGGTGGGATACGCTATTTTGCTTTCTGCATAA
- the lepA gene encoding translation elongation factor 4, with amino-acid sequence MDRIRNFSIIAHIDHGKSTLADRLIQATDVVNERDFKDQILDTMDIERERGITIKSQTIRLPYKAKDGKEYVLNLIDTPGHADFTYEVSRALASCEGVLLVIDASQGVEAQTLANLYLAMEHDLEIIPVINKIDLPSADIDRVMGQIDEDLGLDPDKTVCVSAKEGTGVPELLEAIVTHLPPPKGDPNAPLKALIFDSHYDPFRGTIVHFRVFHGTLNKGDTIKFMYNSSSYKVEETGFFQIQRIPKKSLSAGEVGYIIAGIKTVSDTRCGDTITLKSAPCDKPMPGFKEAKPVVFSSIYPVASDDYPDLTIALEKLKLNDASLTYEKDSSAALGFGFRCGFLGLLHLEVVQERLEREFDLSLLLTAPSVQYRINMSDGDTMIVDNPALYPDPTLIDSSEEPYIKAAIIVPDRYMGAVMKLCLDRRGNNLGYQYLTANRMEMTFELPLAEVIYDFYDKLKSVTQGYGSFDYEITGYKPSSLVKVDILINGDRVDALSMLVHKDNAVYRARHACDKLQDEIPRQMFKIAIQGAIGGTIIARKTISAYRKDVTAKCYGGDISRKRKLLEKQKKGKKRMKMIGNVEIPQSAFLAVLKTDDE; translated from the coding sequence ATGGATCGTATACGTAATTTTTCCATTATCGCCCATATTGACCACGGCAAGTCCACCCTGGCCGACCGCCTGATCCAGGCGACCGACGTGGTGAACGAACGGGACTTCAAAGACCAGATTCTGGACACCATGGACATCGAGCGGGAACGCGGCATTACCATCAAAAGCCAGACCATCCGCCTGCCCTATAAAGCCAAAGACGGCAAGGAATACGTCCTGAACCTGATCGACACCCCGGGCCATGCGGATTTCACCTACGAAGTCAGCCGGGCCCTGGCCTCCTGCGAAGGCGTGCTGCTGGTCATCGACGCCAGCCAGGGCGTGGAAGCCCAGACCCTGGCCAACCTGTATCTCGCCATGGAGCATGACCTGGAGATCATCCCGGTCATCAACAAGATCGACCTGCCCTCGGCGGACATCGACCGGGTCATGGGCCAGATTGACGAAGACCTGGGCCTGGATCCGGACAAGACGGTTTGCGTTTCCGCCAAGGAAGGCACGGGCGTTCCCGAGTTGCTGGAGGCCATCGTCACCCACCTGCCGCCCCCCAAGGGAGACCCAAACGCGCCCCTGAAGGCCCTGATTTTCGATTCTCACTACGACCCGTTCCGGGGCACCATCGTTCATTTTAGGGTGTTCCATGGAACCTTGAACAAGGGCGATACCATCAAGTTCATGTACAACAGTTCCTCTTACAAGGTGGAGGAGACCGGGTTTTTTCAGATCCAGAGAATTCCGAAAAAATCCCTTTCCGCCGGAGAGGTCGGATACATCATCGCAGGCATCAAGACGGTCAGCGACACCCGGTGCGGCGACACCATCACCTTAAAATCCGCCCCGTGCGACAAGCCCATGCCCGGCTTCAAGGAAGCCAAGCCCGTGGTGTTTTCGTCCATCTATCCCGTGGCTTCGGACGATTACCCGGACCTGACAATAGCCCTGGAAAAGCTCAAGCTGAACGACGCGTCCCTGACCTATGAAAAGGACTCGTCGGCCGCCCTGGGATTCGGGTTCCGGTGCGGATTTTTGGGGCTTTTGCATCTGGAGGTGGTCCAGGAGCGCCTGGAGCGGGAGTTCGACCTGTCCCTGCTTTTGACCGCGCCTTCGGTTCAGTACCGGATCAACATGAGCGACGGCGACACCATGATCGTGGACAACCCGGCCCTGTACCCGGACCCCACCCTCATCGACTCCTCGGAGGAGCCGTACATCAAAGCCGCCATCATCGTGCCGGACAGGTACATGGGCGCGGTCATGAAGCTGTGCCTGGATCGCCGCGGAAACAACCTGGGGTATCAATATTTGACCGCCAACCGCATGGAAATGACCTTTGAACTGCCCCTGGCGGAAGTCATCTACGATTTTTACGACAAGCTGAAAAGCGTCACCCAGGGATACGGGTCCTTTGACTACGAAATCACGGGATACAAGCCCAGCAGCCTGGTCAAGGTGGATATCCTGATTAACGGCGACAGGGTGGACGCCCTGTCCATGCTGGTGCATAAGGACAACGCCGTGTACCGGGCCAGGCACGCCTGCGACAAACTGCAGGATGAAATACCCCGGCAAATGTTCAAAATCGCCATTCAGGGGGCCATCGGCGGGACCATTATCGCCCGCAAGACCATTTCGGCCTACCGGAAGGACGTAACCGCCAAATGCTACGGCGGCGATATTTCGCGTAAACGCAAGTTATTGGAGAAGCAAAAAAAGGGCAAAAAGCGCATGAAGATGATCGGGAATGTGGAAATCCCCCAATCCGCCTTTTTAGCCGTTTTGAAGACTGACGACGAGTAA
- the leuC gene encoding 3-isopropylmalate dehydratase large subunit, which produces MGMTIAEKILAAHAGQEEASPGDLINAKVDIALGNDITAPIAIKLFRQSGAAKVFDKDRVVLVPDHFTPTKDINSAMQVKMVRDFAREQELSHWYEGGDSGVEHALLPEKGIVGPGDLVIGADSHTCTYGGLGAFATGVGSTDLAAAMITGEVWLKVPESIKFVYKGKLRPHVEGKDLILHTIGDIGVDGALYMAMEFTGEVIDALPMAERLTMANMAIEAGGKAGIIAPDATTKEYADGRVIRKPVFYASDPDAKYAKVIEYDVTDLEPQVAFPHLPENTRPISQVGDVPIHQVIIGSCTNGRIEDMRSAARILTGNKADKNVRLIIIPATPQIYRQAMEEGLFDTFLSAGAVISPPTCGPCLGGHMGILAAGERAVATTNRNFVGRMGHVESEVYLANPAVAAASAIAGKIAGPDDI; this is translated from the coding sequence ATGGGAATGACAATTGCTGAAAAAATTCTGGCCGCTCACGCGGGCCAGGAGGAGGCGTCCCCCGGGGACTTGATCAACGCCAAGGTGGACATCGCCCTGGGCAACGACATCACCGCCCCCATTGCCATCAAGCTGTTTCGGCAAAGCGGCGCCGCCAAGGTGTTTGACAAGGACCGCGTTGTGCTGGTGCCTGACCATTTCACCCCCACCAAGGACATCAACTCCGCCATGCAGGTGAAGATGGTGCGGGATTTCGCCAGGGAGCAGGAGCTTTCCCATTGGTACGAAGGCGGCGACTCCGGCGTGGAACACGCCCTCTTGCCCGAAAAAGGCATTGTGGGCCCCGGAGACCTTGTCATCGGCGCTGACAGCCATACATGCACCTACGGAGGCCTTGGCGCCTTTGCAACAGGCGTGGGCAGCACGGACCTGGCCGCCGCCATGATCACCGGCGAGGTGTGGCTGAAAGTTCCCGAAAGCATCAAATTCGTCTACAAAGGCAAACTCAGGCCCCATGTGGAAGGCAAGGATCTGATCCTGCACACCATCGGCGACATTGGCGTGGACGGCGCCCTGTACATGGCCATGGAATTCACCGGAGAGGTCATCGACGCCCTGCCCATGGCCGAAAGGCTGACCATGGCCAATATGGCCATCGAAGCCGGCGGCAAGGCCGGCATCATAGCCCCGGACGCAACCACCAAGGAATACGCCGACGGACGGGTGATCCGCAAGCCCGTTTTTTACGCCAGCGATCCCGACGCAAAATACGCCAAGGTTATTGAATACGACGTGACGGACCTGGAGCCCCAGGTGGCCTTTCCCCATCTGCCGGAAAACACCAGGCCCATCAGCCAGGTGGGAGACGTCCCCATCCATCAGGTGATCATCGGCTCCTGCACTAACGGCCGCATTGAAGACATGCGCTCCGCCGCCCGCATCCTCACCGGAAACAAAGCGGATAAAAACGTGCGCCTCATCATCATCCCGGCCACGCCCCAGATTTACAGGCAGGCCATGGAGGAAGGCCTGTTCGACACTTTCCTGTCGGCCGGCGCGGTCATCAGTCCCCCGACCTGCGGCCCCTGCCTGGGCGGCCACATGGGCATCCTGGCCGCCGGAGAACGGGCCGTGGCCACCACGAATCGCAACTTTGTGGGGCGCATGGGCCACGTGGAAAGCGAAGTCTACCTGGCCAACCCCGCCGTCGCGGCGGCTTCGGCCATTGCAGGCAAAATCGCCGGACCGGACGATATCTAA
- a CDS encoding 3-isopropylmalate dehydratase small subunit yields MENIKGKVWTFGDDVDTDLIIAARYLTTSDPDELAKHCMEDADPAFAGKVGKGDIMVAGKNFGCGSSREHAPISIKAAGVTCVIAKSFARIFYRNAFNTGLPILECAEADAIEDGAVLTVDFDNGVITDESTGKTYQTKPIPPFMQELLDSGGLMEHIAQKIKANG; encoded by the coding sequence ATGGAAAATATCAAAGGAAAAGTCTGGACCTTCGGCGACGACGTGGATACGGACCTGATTATCGCCGCCCGGTATCTGACCACCAGCGATCCCGACGAACTGGCCAAGCACTGCATGGAAGACGCGGACCCCGCCTTTGCAGGCAAAGTCGGCAAAGGCGACATCATGGTGGCGGGCAAGAATTTCGGCTGCGGCTCCTCCCGCGAGCACGCCCCCATCTCCATCAAGGCCGCCGGCGTGACCTGCGTCATCGCCAAGAGCTTCGCCCGGATCTTCTACCGCAACGCCTTCAACACCGGTCTGCCCATCCTGGAATGCGCGGAAGCCGACGCCATTGAAGACGGCGCGGTCCTGACCGTGGATTTCGACAACGGCGTCATCACCGACGAAAGCACGGGCAAAACCTACCAGACCAAGCCCATCCCGCCCTTCATGCAGGAGCTTTTGGACAGCGGCGGACTCATGGAGCACATCGCCCAGAAAATCAAGGCCAACGGATAG
- a CDS encoding nitroreductase family protein, giving the protein MDIFTIDPDKCNRDGICVTECPVAGIQMLDKEGVPTPGPGLEQTCMACGHCVAVCPTGALSHRDVPIEQCPEIKKDLVINQDQAEQFLRSRRSVRVYKDKSAPREVLKQLVDMAHYAPTAHNDQEVCFTVIEDKEEVKMLAGLSIDWMRGIMEADPGLGKKMSLPLFIGAWDMGFDVVCRSAPHMILAHAEHGKSPFSRYYPTDCASALAYVELAAPTLGLGTFWGGMFMGAALAYPPLLEAMNLPKDHRLNGVLMLGYPKFKYHRLPERKPVPVRFSVKDSMA; this is encoded by the coding sequence ATGGACATCTTTACAATCGACCCTGACAAATGCAACCGAGACGGCATCTGCGTGACCGAATGCCCGGTGGCCGGAATCCAAATGCTTGACAAGGAAGGCGTTCCCACGCCCGGCCCTGGCCTGGAGCAAACCTGCATGGCCTGCGGCCATTGCGTGGCCGTATGCCCCACCGGCGCCCTTTCCCATCGGGACGTTCCCATTGAGCAATGCCCGGAAATCAAAAAGGATCTGGTCATTAATCAGGATCAGGCGGAGCAATTCCTCAGGTCCCGCCGTTCGGTCAGGGTGTATAAGGATAAATCCGCGCCCCGGGAGGTTTTGAAGCAATTAGTGGATATGGCCCACTACGCGCCCACGGCCCACAATGATCAGGAGGTCTGTTTCACGGTCATCGAAGATAAGGAAGAGGTCAAGATGCTGGCCGGCCTGTCCATAGACTGGATGCGGGGCATTATGGAGGCGGACCCGGGCCTGGGAAAGAAAATGTCGCTCCCTCTTTTTATCGGCGCCTGGGACATGGGATTTGACGTCGTTTGCCGGAGCGCTCCGCATATGATACTGGCCCACGCCGAGCACGGCAAGTCCCCGTTCTCCCGCTACTACCCCACGGATTGCGCCTCGGCCCTGGCCTATGTGGAGCTGGCGGCGCCCACACTGGGGCTTGGAACCTTCTGGGGCGGCATGTTTATGGGCGCGGCCCTGGCCTATCCTCCCCTGCTGGAGGCCATGAACCTGCCCAAGGACCACCGTTTGAACGGAGTCCTGATGTTGGGGTATCCTAAGTTCAAATATCACCGTCTGCCCGAGCGCAAACCGGTTCCCGTTCGTTTTAGCGTGAAGGATTCCATGGCATAA
- a CDS encoding ATP-binding protein, which translates to MNASEVVLELAASPEFFPVARSVTENASLAMGLEKAEARRVAMATEEIFMSLCKSAPGRKLSIRCTPGGYCVITEFIFQDPGFPLEYFNMTSSVSTSNEQDMANLGLLVASRIMDGFSVERDDSGRFMLKLIKEKCYPRHTGEGASYLPPLAAFSIRKANSEEAAYAAAQAVGLYPSHALPRHFLHPRMLADRIDFGGATAAIAVGPGGEIAGIIAWDLSSSGNMVECHGPFLFTRDGNPALCEALLDFCIGDIAKLPVMGLINRRHNRDIPIHYFETVGSLPLTAGNGETFQAPAYFRQMQEDTGCNAWAHESLEEFLEKQYARLCLPRKILRPSGRALDPQSRSVLFSEFDRNAGNVTFLPVSPGQDILPNVEAHLKMANKESIKNVFFGIDLGRPWQADFAPAILQAGFSPRYILPYAGCGDMAFFSL; encoded by the coding sequence ATGAACGCCTCGGAAGTAGTCCTTGAGTTGGCGGCCTCTCCGGAATTTTTTCCGGTAGCCCGATCAGTAACGGAAAATGCATCCCTGGCCATGGGACTGGAAAAGGCGGAAGCTCGGCGCGTGGCCATGGCCACGGAAGAAATCTTCATGTCCCTGTGCAAATCCGCCCCTGGGCGAAAATTATCCATCCGCTGCACCCCGGGAGGGTATTGCGTCATCACCGAGTTTATCTTCCAGGACCCCGGCTTTCCTCTGGAATATTTCAACATGACTTCCTCCGTATCCACGAGCAACGAACAGGACATGGCGAACCTGGGACTCCTGGTGGCGTCCCGTATCATGGACGGGTTTTCAGTGGAACGGGATGATTCAGGCCGCTTCATGCTCAAGCTGATCAAAGAAAAATGCTACCCGCGCCATACGGGCGAAGGGGCCTCGTATCTGCCCCCCCTGGCGGCCTTTTCCATCCGAAAGGCCAATTCCGAAGAGGCCGCCTATGCAGCCGCCCAGGCAGTGGGATTATATCCCTCCCACGCCCTGCCGCGGCATTTCCTGCATCCCAGGATGCTGGCGGACAGAATCGACTTTGGCGGCGCAACAGCGGCCATCGCTGTAGGACCTGGCGGTGAGATCGCCGGAATCATTGCCTGGGATCTTTCTTCAAGCGGCAACATGGTGGAATGCCACGGCCCGTTCCTTTTTACCAGGGACGGCAATCCGGCCCTGTGCGAGGCTTTACTGGATTTCTGCATCGGGGATATCGCCAAACTGCCCGTCATGGGACTGATTAACCGCCGTCATAACCGGGACATTCCAATCCACTATTTCGAAACAGTGGGAAGCCTGCCTCTGACGGCCGGCAACGGCGAAACCTTTCAGGCGCCAGCCTATTTCAGGCAGATGCAGGAAGACACCGGGTGCAATGCGTGGGCTCATGAAAGCCTGGAGGAATTCCTGGAAAAGCAGTACGCGCGGCTATGCCTGCCCCGGAAAATATTGCGCCCCTCGGGCAGGGCTCTTGATCCCCAGAGCCGTTCGGTCCTGTTTTCCGAATTTGACAGGAACGCAGGCAACGTCACATTCCTCCCTGTCTCTCCGGGCCAGGACATACTTCCCAACGTGGAAGCGCACCTGAAAATGGCGAACAAGGAAAGCATAAAAAACGTGTTTTTCGGCATTGACCTGGGGCGTCCATGGCAGGCCGATTTTGCGCCGGCTATTTTGCAGGCTGGTTTTTCTCCCCGATACATCCTGCCCTACGCAGGATGCGGGGACATGGCTTTTTTCAGCCTGTGA